In Pygocentrus nattereri isolate fPygNat1 chromosome 3, fPygNat1.pri, whole genome shotgun sequence, the DNA window AGAGTAccttattgatcccagagggaaattgcagttgttacagttgcaaccatttatttaaaagaataaactctttaataatttaagacaaaaagagaaaattgcCATATGTACAAGTTTAAATTCTTACAATTACattaaagtggcagtgactgtgataataagtatgagacatactgtataaaacctctgagttattgtacATAAAGGGAGGAgttatggagtttgatggccacaggtaaggatgacctcctgtggtgctctgtggtcatttcggtagaatgagtctgaatgagctcctgtgtctcatcaccgtgtcgtagagtgggtgggagccattgtccataatggcctgcagcttagacagcgtcctcctctccgacacggccgtcagcgagtccagctccacacccacaacatcaccggccttgtggatcagtttgttgagtctgttggcgtctgccaccctcagcctgcttccccagcatgcaacagcatagaggatcaccaccacagactcatagaagatcctgagcatagtccagcagatgttgaaggacctctgatgcctcagaaaatagagatgactttggcccttcctgtagagggtgtCATTGTttttagcccagtccagtttatggtcaatatacacacccagatatttgtagtCCTCCACAATGTTCCATCATGCCTTCCCGGACGACCAGAGGCTGCAAAGAGAGACAATTAACGCCCTTGATTTTAGAAAAAAACGTTGGATGAACATGTGAATACAAACCTCTGGACAGATACTGGAGTGAAGGAACTGAGGCCTGTTCAGACGCCCTTCTCCTCTCTGTGGACCTGCTTTGTTGTCAAGGCAATTCCAGTTAGGACTGAAACCGTTACAGAACAACAGCTCTTAATTCTATAATCTCTTATTTCCAGATCAGAAAACGGTGTCCCAGAATCACCCTCAGTTGCCAAAATGTCCTAAACATCTTAACTTTAAGATAAAAACCCAGAACGTCTTCTGTTTAACcgtctgtttctgttgttttatgcaGCGATCGGCAGCTTGGTTCACTTTAACTGGCGTAATGATGTCACGTCTAgtttatctacactgaaaacagtgCTTTGACATGTTTTTCCTAACAGCGGTTAAAAAGCCCAGGCGCTGCAAACGCGATCTCCACCGCCCCCTCTTATCACCATCGactgttaatgttgatgaaaactcGTCAGATAAAACATTTCAGTGATGGTGGTGTATAATGAGCAGACAGAGtaacccaaggtaaaatatccctccagtaaaagtagaagttcctccctttagacctccacttgagtaaaagtactaaagtatttaccttcaaatgtacttaagtataaagtaaaagtactaaaagagtaattctggctttgatgtcctgttatcatttttataaccagactggcttcatgaactcatttcaggtgaaagtcctccagcgtctctcttggtaaaccagtcttttaatagaacgtcattaattagtgacgctgacgtctattaaaatgatcagaagcacaaaacactgaaggtaaacagtttccatcagggagaaccgagtggctctgaaatcactttttacacacaagcaaagtttcagtttcagatttatttacaacttagttccaagtttaagttgaataaaaactggctttaaactcaggatcacagatgagctcctttactatgttgatctgtaggcgtctgttcataaacataaaccagcccaaactcatttactatgcaatgaaatggtgtttgtagaaattaattggtgttcttgctttgcacatCTTTCGTTTTGACGTTACGTTTTCATAcacagtacagatacacaaaaaaactacttaagtacagtaatgaattacatttacttggtTACAGTCCACCTTTTGTGTTTGTCCATCAGACAGTCTCTTAGCTAGCGGTCAGCCTGAACTGGTGTCAGATTGTCACTAAATGTTTTCAGTCGGGGGTCTGAAGCTCAGGTCTTCAGGGGCTCGTTCACAGCTATTAGCCAGAGTTTTATGTCCTCTAACAGGGAGATCAGCTCATGTGGGCCTAGATGGACAGTTAAATGTAGCACTAAGCTCTGTGCTGTTTATACAAACTCATATATGGACCTTTTTCTTCTCGCAGTATTCAGCACTGATCTAGTCTTATTTCTGTCAAGCTGCTACAACTTAATCATGCGTTTCTTATCATCCACAGCTATTAGCCAGAGTTGCAGGGCGACAGTCACTGAAAGACATCGGTCAGCATGTTTTTCCTGAAGACGGTGGACCGGCACAAGGTAATGATTCAGCCTCATGTCACTGTATTACGGAGCCCCGCTgctgacatcctgtataaataaaaaataatgcgtgaCCACACCTTAgtaacgcgtgggaacgagatcctaatgcatggccatgacttagtaaggcgtgggaacgaaatcacagcttactaagtcgtggccacaacttagttaTCCTGTTTCCACGCCGTACTAAGTCGTGACCgtgcattacttttatttatacaggatgtcaccagtggggctccgtaCTGTATACAATGATacagcaaaagtttgggcacccctggccaaatggACATTTTGTTGACTATTTCAGTGAAAGTAAGTTGCGCATCCTCTGCAGAGACATGCTTCTGCACATCTtagtgcacagttactgtttatttactcaaTTTAATAAACTGGGAAAAAGTAAGACATAAAATGCTTGTGTAAAAGTTATGAAGCATTTTctattgatttctttttttcttgtttgttaaACTTAAGTTTGCAGAAAAAATggtatatttaaatgtgttcgaagtttattcagaaaatcaacaaaatgtcaagTAACTACCGGGTGCTCAAACTTCTGTGCATATCGTTGCTATCATAATAAAAAAGCCTCGTAAGTCGTTTTATACTTTTTCCAGCATCTATTGTATCTTCACTTTGGTGTTTCACTGCTACCcatgtggaaaaaatatattgtgtttAGTAATTATATTTTTGCCGTGTATGATAATAGcaaacataaatatttattaaatctcattttaaatgcatttaaaatgtattttccaaacgtgtttattaaatatatttttgcaacaTATGAAATGATCAGTGTATTTTTGGCCTTATTTATAAAATGGCCTTATTTATATttcttattgctttttttttttcatttctatatAGTTTTAACAGGGTTTAGATAGAACTGAATGTACATGAACTgaatgaacagttctgacttctGTTTTGATCTTTTTGtcgtgtttttattattgtatttatatttgcatatttgttgtatatatatattgaatttatcagatattttataaataagtaatttatggccaaaaatgtttatttattaaatacatttttcagatgtctttttaaatgtgttttccaaaTATAtacatcaaatatatttttgcaatgtatgaaaatggccaaaaaatgttttggtcaaatatatatatatatatatatatatatatatatatatatatatatatatatatatatatatatatatatatatatatatatataattattattattatttttttttttaattgttattatttatttatttttttatttttttcataatatgtGGTTTTACCAACTGTTACAGATAGAGCCAAATATATATGAGCTGAATtaatgtttctgtgttttgctTTATACTTTGTATTaatcatgtatgtatgtagtaaGACACACGAAATGTGTTTCAAATAAACAGGATATCAAATCATAAATGCATGTTCACAGAGTATCAATACCTCCAACACTTGCTTTTGTCATGTTAAAGATTCATTtactaatatttaaaattaagatactgtaatacattcatttcaaatgttaTCAAACAGTAAAGTGCATTATACAATATTTTGGCTATTTTCGTACATTTTCGAATATATCTGATAAATacgtttacatacatttatttttctgtggtATATTTCTGTAGATATTATTTCCCCAAATGTTTTAAAggaaatatatttcaaaatgtatttgtttaatatggcaaaatattctGAAATGCATTGTGGTGTTTGGAATGTacttcaaatatatataaatacatgtcATCTTTTTCCATAATGGTAATGATAGCAGTGTGATGGAAACTGGAACGTTgaagacaaaaaagacaaatgtacattttctttttgcGTCCAGGTGATGTTGTCGAATTTCACGGAGTTGAGGGGAGCGGAAAGACTGAGATGCTGTATCACTTTATGATCCACTGCGTCCTCCCCAAGGACAGCGGGGGGCTGGAAGTGGAGGTGGTCTTTATAGACACAGACTACCACTTCGACATGCTGAGGCTGGTGAGCATCCTGGAGGCCCGCTTGACCCCGACAGCCGAAGAAAACGCAGACAGCgctgagagtgagacagaggagGCGGTGCGCTCCTGCCTGCGGCGGCTCTCCGTCGTCCACTGCTCCAGCTCGGTCCAGCTGCTCCTCACGCTTCACTACCTGGAAGGCACGTTCTGCAGCCGGCCGGCTCTCTGCCTGCTGGTCATAGACAGCATCTCCGCCTTCTACTGGGTGGACCGCAGCAGCGGGGGCGAAAGTTTGGCCCGGCAGGAGGCTAACCTGAGGAAATGCGCCGAGCTGCTGAATAAGTTCCGCAGAGACTACGGCATTGTGGTTTTTGCCACTACACATGCTATTATGAGGAACTACTCGTCTGCAGCCGGCTCCACGCCACATGGGTCATCGGAAGCGAGCGGCTCTACTCCTTCCTGGAGGAACTTTACGGACTTCGACAAGCCGTATCTTTGCAGAACATGGCAGAGGATCCTGACACAGAGACTGGTGTTCTTGAAAAGTGAGCGAAGTCCTGTGGATCAAAAACAGGTGTTCACAGTTGCGTGTAGCACAGTCAGGACAAAAGGTGTTAAAAAATGCACGTTTTATGTCACAGAAGACGGGATTAAGTTCATTGAAGGGCAGTGAATGAGTGTATGTTTACTGCCAGTGTCATGTTAGAGTTTTGCACCTAAGCACTGTGTGCAGTTCATGGTGAACAGACCaccagaaatggtccaaaatgacctaCAATAAAATCTTGTTGCAATAAAGTTAAAATGGAACtttactgatttttcaaaaaatgttgaGATTCAATTGATGAgaagtaaacaaactcattcagcacggtttggtgtgaaatggttcactgtagacaAACTTACtgactttacagtggtggtgatgggaaccaggggtcacaatgtctacaacacaaatagatattttatatactatcaaagccaccagtgaacctacacacatATTCTGGGTGTTTAttgatgatgttgatggtggtaaaatagtggaaaatctgaagttttctttgggggctattttgcctgaCCACAtgaccctgcatgtacccctccacagtgaacgttttaggccaaaacattcTCTCACAGCTATGATAAAACAAGGTCTAAGACTTGAAGCAGTAAGATTTTAGAGatgttaaactcttcagatgtctggttcctatcaccaccactgtgaacagttctgactgtaggtttctctagaacagagcatttcacaccaagctgctctGGATGTCCCTTGTAATGATTTCCTtgtgcagagattttgaaaaattggagaAAATCCAATTTAGGACCTTCTCACATAAGATTGACATTTCAGAGGGACGTGGTTGTATCACAGCAGCCACTGTGACAGTGGCATCAGACCAGCATTGGAGAGGAAATGGACCGTTGAGGGTTTTGTGTTTTCTCAGGTTTAACTTCCCTGATTAAACTCTTCTGTGATTTATCAAGCGATTCAGATAAGCTGGAAAATGGAAAACTCTAAAATCTGTGATTGAGACTTCTA includes these proteins:
- the xrcc2 gene encoding DNA repair protein XRCC2, which translates into the protein MTERVRMAETGAQLLARVAGRQSLKDIGQHVFPEDGGPAQGDVVEFHGVEGSGKTEMLYHFMIHCVLPKDSGGLEVEVVFIDTDYHFDMLRLVSILEARLTPTAEENADSAESETEEAVRSCLRRLSVVHCSSSVQLLLTLHYLEGTFCSRPALCLLVIDSISAFYWVDRSSGGESLARQEANLRKCAELLNKFRRDYGIVVFATTHAIMRNYSSAAGSTPHGSSEASGSTPSWRNFTDFDKPYLCRTWQRILTQRLVFLKSERSPVDQKQVFTVACSTVRTKGVKKCTFYVTEDGIKFIEGQ